TTATTCTTTcataaagaaaataattataactAACTAACTTATTCAGTTTTGCCTAAATCAAAGATGGCAACTAATTAGTTTATTTAAATGATGGAAAAGTGtagggccagcaattttattttattttggtcagtatgtaaccagcagagaaatgtgagccattggatgaaatctcacaccaatctcataccatcaaatcatcattgatggctaattgatggctaccaatcacaaatatTACTGGTCCCTAGCATTGTTCTTAAATTATTACTATATCAACTTATTTCTTTAATAATCTATATaatgttaaagaaaaaaattatatttattttgctaaactataaaaaatatttacgggaaaatataattatattttaaaatatttttttaattaagaaaacttttcaatatttaaattctttaACCTTATTACAAATAAACTTCATCCAAAACTCAGTCCATTTTCACTGAGTCaagaaaaaaagatttaattaagcTCGCTTGAGTAACACAACTATCATGACCAGCATTGCCAATCCCATAAAAGTTCCTCCCATGGCCGTAGTAGGGTTCatgaaattattttcttttgctgtagTGGTGGTAATTCCAAAAGCATGATCACAGGATTTCTCATCAGATATTGGCCTAAAAATGTTCTTGACATAACTCGACATGCTGGTTACCATCTCAGCTACTGTGATAGAAGCCTTGTTCAACATGGTGCTCATATAATCAACAAGGGCATTCCCTAAGTCAGAATCAGGTAACTTTTCTATTTCCTCATTGGTTAAACCCTCTTCAACACCAGCTGCTACAACACAAATATAATTTGTATTATATGTACCTAGCTAGTCATAAAAAAATGTACcagaatatattaaatatttcttccaatatttgttattatttttttgggtAAAGTACAATTTTATCTTTAACATTTGAACTAAATCTTAATTGCATTTctagaatataaaatattatgttttatcataaatattttattttatactattttcATCCTTTAGTTAAGGTTAatattttttcttccaaaaatattattttttattattatcttttcttttatcaatttcaCTCGGAAATTACTACAGATACTATTAAAATAACCAcaataacaattatttttattatcttaaaaaagatgataataataaagaaaatgaataattaaaaaaaaattaattaaaaaaaatcctaaataaaACCGAATAagatatttgaaataaaattaaaacttagtTTAAAAGTCAAAAATAGATGAAAATATATGTTAcctctaattatattttaaactttTAGTAGATGTTTTTTTTAAGTTAGGAGTGAGACTCGAACTTAGACCTCTAAATAAAGAAAGAAGATTATGTGTTTGAATTATAGTTCTTTGGCCTAATAGATTTTTATTGTTTTCATATAAATTATGTTTAGATATGATAATTGTTAATATACTAATTTAAAGTGACGAATATTTTAATTCACAGAGTATTTAAAAATGACAGATTAAAAGGGAAGAGAAGGAGGGATTAGTGTGATTATACGTTACCTTCATAGAGTGATGATTTGAAAAAATCCTTGAGCGCTGGATTTTGCATGACAGCATTCCACACGTTGGAGTCAGAAGCAATAGAAGCTACAACATTCTGATTAAGGCCAAAAGACAAGTGAAGGTTCAATTGTTAGCAACAAATGAAGGACAAACACTGATTCAAAgaatacttattttatttagatCCTCATTGCCCTTGATCGTCAGTCGTGTTTAAAgttatacaaaaagaaaaaatcactGATTACATACATGTGCCTCGGGATTTGAGCTAAGCAAATGAAATGCCTGATGAAAAGCATTGATTGGGACAGAAGGGAATGAAATAGTAGTGTCATGGTTGATATAAGAATGATTATCATTGATGTGAGGAGACGCCCATGAAGCCTGGCTTCCAGAATGAGAAGAACACTCCGATTTAGAACAACTCCCACACAGGTATATCCTTcaggaccaaaaataaataattaaataaattttaatataatgtaCTACATTATTCGTAACAACTATATCATCaggtttatataaaaataaatagacaaggattTACACCTAAATTTTGGTAGTTGGTTTTAGTGTAAAATGTTTTTGTATTTGTATATTGAAAAGTATTGTgattatagaaaatgaagaagccTAAGTAGTTATGTAAATAAATACGCATATACTCAATAACTATATGAGAGACAGAGAGAGCACTTCTCAACGGCACTTTTCAGCTCCGACGCGGCGGCTTTTGCCTCTTCGAAGCTCGGAACAGTACCGAACACAACTCTCTCCACATTCGGCTGAGTGTTGTCAACATTGGCCACTACCCAATCATCAAGATCCCATGGCGCCGACGAGTAAACTGGCGCCACGTCCCCAGCCATTGCTAGGAGCGGTGGTGGTGACGACAGCGCCTCCGGCACATGTCGTGCCGCGTTGCGCAGTGAATGCTCCGCCACCTGGGACGACAACCCATTGAATCCGCCGGCAACCTTGGCCGCTGACCTTATTGCTGCTCCGCCGCCCATGATGAAGACGGTGAAATGAAAAAGCAAGAAGGTGGTTAGCTTCGGAATTTAGAGAGAAAAGAGCTTGGTTTTTGAATCCGTAGATTTAATCAGTTTTTATTGTGATGAAATTCTTCATGAGTAAAGAAAATAATTTACTGTTTTAGATTCTTGGATCTTCCACTAGTGTGTTACCGTACGGTGCAACCTTTTGAATTTCCGAAATTTCCACGCGTCTTCAGCTTTTGTTCTCTACAGTCTACATAACTTCCCACACGAACCCTTTCAATTAGAGGAGttcaaattaaatttattcaaattaaatcgCTCATTTAATtcgatttaaattaaaaatcgaTTAAAATGGTACTAATTCgaatttgattgaatttttttttttaaattgttggatcaaattttgaatttatctttTACAACCAATCCAATTCAATCAAAACTACACAAcgtgttataatattattattttattattatgtttacaATTATACTTGTAACATTCAATTTattatactttttatatttttcatgtattattattatttaatagatgttttatgttcaaaatgtaatttatttatttattttaactaacctataattttatttctattgttatgttatcgttgattttttaagatattgttaagacttgttatgtcattgttggttatttaaaatttgatattgaaacttgttatatatatttaatttttttaatttacaaaaccacAAATCTAATCCAATTCAATCCAAACCGCTCAAAATTgaatcggatcggatcgaattttttaaaaaaaaatcatccaattCAAACCGCAAGTAAACATAGTATTCGGATCGGATGAGTTTTTAACTCAAAACCGATCCAAATCGCACCACAAACGCCCCTACTTCCAATGTCTCTTCTAATTCTACACTAAAATCTATtatccattatatatatatatatatatatatataattttacaatatCACATATTACTTTTTCATTGTAATTGAATTAAttgttttttcaaaaactaaaaatttctACCCTctactaattttataaataaaatgtgtcacatatcactctttcattacaattaaaatcaaatcttttcctccaaaattaaagaatttttctTACTCctattaattttacaattaaaatgtgTCACATATCATTCCCttattgcaattgaaatcaaatctttccctccaaaattaaagagttctcccgTCCTTTCTCTTCCTTTATCTATCCATATCATTCTTTCAACCGCTTTATCTCTTTTATAAATTATTCCCAATGATTAAATTACTAGGagtgtccatggatcggatcgtatccgcagatcCGCGATAAATATCCACATctgatccgaaaattgcggatacaATTCGATCCGCAAAATTGATCGGATCGGATCAcggatatctgctctacatctGCGTATCCAATTCGCGGATCCGCACAATAATAATGAAATATATATtgggtattatatttacttgtttgtatgttttagttagtaattactattcatatattgtattattttatttttgttatttagaaagagtttgattaaaaatattttaggaataaataagtttaaaagtatgaaagaaatatttttattgaatttttttacattaaaatatgattaaaaagagaatgtttaattatgcggatatatccgatatccgattcgCACATTTGCGAATCGGATCCGGCATTAAAAAAgtgcggatatcatatccgatccgatccgatagaAATTGTATAGATCAGATCGAATTTTTgaccatatccgatccgatccgatctacGGACACTCCTAACAGTCGGAAGCACAAATTATGACTTGGTGAGCAAAATTCTAAGGCAGCAGccctttattttaattatttaaatacattCATCATATTTGTTAATTCAGAttgatactaaaattttaaattttattctcaaaattttaaTACTTTAGTATCTTTAAGAAGTAGAGACAcataatactaaaattttttaagatgaAAATCAGTCtaattaaatatcaattaaatattctattttatttaaaaaagagaaaaaataaaaaataaataacttctcTTGTTTTTTGAACAATTAATACGTAAAAAtagtattatttaaattaattaaatattaatcaaagactgaattttaaaaaacaagtaacacttattaattccaattttaatgTACTTCCCTATCTCTCTCACACTATTGCCAAACTATGGGAAAGATaaggaagaataagaagagcaaCAAGAAATCCATGGCGGAATGCCATGAAACTGAAAGCATCTTCTAAGGGCGCTGTCAATCCTTTCGAATCAATCCATCTGGTTTCGAAGAAAGTTTGACGTGACAGAAGCGCAAAGGGACATCCACTGCATCggccactacaagaaaatagagttattttaacattttattttttaacaccataattaaatgtcaaaattattatatatttttgacaaatattataaatatcaaattttctatatttttttgacgaaaaatttgaccgtagaaaattactccttaattttgacactcatttatttttaatttactctactatttttttcttttttgagttttgttaattttgacatcacactgctctcagtttaggattatactactcattctttatcttcaaaatctcaatttattctttagtttcaagatcacatctcattctttgttaaaattttttgttaagaatattttataatcaataagtgtcaaaataaataatatttttgacaattaataagtatcacagaaaatatgttctcaaaattttctaacaaattatttttgacagcaaatatttatcaaaataagatttaaatttttttcacaatcgcttatatgttaaaaatactatttttgacaaaatttttatttacatattttcatagttaaaatagtgtcaaaatttatttttttgacaaattttaatttttttttacacattataaccttaaaaaatattctatattaTCGTAGTGGGCTTTGTGCGCTTCCTCGGCATCGAGAAGAGAAAGAAGACGCTGCTGAAGGAATGCGAGCAGAGTACTAAATCGGTGTTTAAGGATAAGTGAATTGATGAACGAGATAATGACTTGATGAGTTTGGCAAGATTATCTTGAGAACCCAGCGAGAACACCAGTTGAACATGGAactaagcaagaaaataaaacaagtaTCACTTGTCGGATGGAGAAGATGATTTTGATGAACCTAGTGCTCTAGGTTTCGGAAGACATAATTTTGAAGATGAAATGCTTCCAGAAGATAATGTTGACTAAGTTTATGAATCGAAAAGAAAATTAGTTTTGGAGTTGATATACAGATTCAACGGAGGAGAAAGGAGCTGGAAATTAAAACAGGTTTTGGGTTAGGTTTCATTTTAAATTTAGGAGTAATTctgtaattttaaatattttaattttaatttttattataaattaaatagaatactgagatataatttaattttgtacatttttatatcaaatat
This region of Arachis hypogaea cultivar Tifrunner chromosome 8, arahy.Tifrunner.gnm2.J5K5, whole genome shotgun sequence genomic DNA includes:
- the LOC112708428 gene encoding uncharacterized protein isoform X2 gives rise to the protein MGGGAAIRSAAKVAGGFNGLSSQVAEHSLRNAARHVPEALSSPPPLLAMAGDVAPVYSSAPWDLDDWVVANVDNTQPNVERVVFGTVPSFEEAKAAASELKSAVEKIYLCGSCSKSECSSHSGSQASWASPHINDNHSYINHDTTISFPSVPINAFHQAFHLLSSNPEAHNVVASIASDSNVWNAVMQNPALKDFFKSSLYEAGVEEGLTNEEIEKLPDSDLGNALVDYMSTMLNKASITVAEMVTSMSSYVKNIFRPISDEKSCDHAFGITTTTAKENNFMNPTTAMGGTFMGLAMLVMIVVLLKRA
- the LOC112708428 gene encoding uncharacterized protein isoform X1; the encoded protein is MGGGAAIRSAAKVAGGFNGLSSQVAEHSLRNAARHVPEALSSPPPLLAMAGDVAPVYSSAPWDLDDWVVANVDNTQPNVERVVFGTVPSFEEAKAAASELKSAVEKIYLCGSCSKSECSSHSGSQASWASPHINDNHSYINHDTTISFPSVPINAFHQAFHLLSSNPEAHNVVASIASDSNVWNAVMQNPALKDFFKSSLYEAAGVEEGLTNEEIEKLPDSDLGNALVDYMSTMLNKASITVAEMVTSMSSYVKNIFRPISDEKSCDHAFGITTTTAKENNFMNPTTAMGGTFMGLAMLVMIVVLLKRA